ACTCTGGCTTATGTTTCTATCGACATTTGAGAATATGACAGAGAACAATGTCcttgtcattttttttgaattggttAATTTACTGATGTTACAtagcttcttctttctctttttggCAGTGCTGATTGATCCCGCAGCACGTTTTGAGTACGATTTAACCGGCATTTACGAGATTCACAAGTATACTTTACGGGTGtgttaacatatttatttacttgGGATTCAGAAATCTAATTTAAAAACATGGTATCTAGTTCTTACTGATCTTATTAGACACCTCAATGCTTTCTTCACATAGGAATATCTAGCCAGATTTAAGGGAATGATACTCACTTGCAATGGCCTTGGCATCAGCCAATCCTTAGCACCATGGTAATCTCTCAAGATTTTCGGTTTTGTTTCTCCACAATGTCAAATCCTTAGCTATCATATCATGAAACTATACTAGCTCACATTCATCGCTAAAACTTTTGACTGCAGGACACATCAATTGTCTGAGACCACCAGTAAAACAACAGACTAGCAAGGTTGGTTTTCTTTATTCATCTCTTCTTGCCGCTTGTGGATCCCTTTACCAAGAAAATTACTCATTGTCTTCACAGGATACTGTGTAAACTGAAAGCAGAAGTTAGAGGAGAGCGCTATAAACTGTGTGTCAAGATTCTCAAAACACTTTCCCATCTCACCGGCCTTTAACACGGTGTGTTTATGCTGTACAAAACTGTAGCCGTAGGGCGAAAGCATTGATGACATATGGAAATGCTTTAGTTAAGATGTTGTATTGTTTCTATATAGAGTTAGAGAAGCGTATATGGTTTATGGTTTCTATTCATACATCAGGTCTTGTACTAAACTATTTAGAGAGCTTTACATAAAGACATACTATTTATGAGGCTTGAGACACGAAAGAGAATAATACAATCAATGGTTTGAAGCTTCTATCTCAAAGATTTATATGTAAGCTTTGAATCTGTTTTTAACTAATTGAAGCTTGTCTTTCATCTGATTTGACAGAAACTTTATGTTATTTTCTCATATCTGGACACGCTCTCAGACATTTGCAGAAAAATGGTACAAGAACTTTGCAAGATAATTGCATACCAAAAAATTGATACAGACACTTCGTGAAACAatacataaaacaaaacattgaTTGGTATACAGTATAAGAAAGAATGTAATGTACAATTTTCAAACTGAGATAAGTCAGCGGCTAGATAACATGGCCCCATCTGATAGTTTCAGCTCTTCTCATAAAATCTTAACTTGGTTTTGAGAGACCTGAGCTTTTCATTCCAAGGGAAAACATCCTCCAAGAGAGAAACATGATACATATATGATGTGAGCTTCGATTCTGTAATCTCTGTCGTCAATAAGTCCCATGGGATCTCTATGGTTTCTCTTAATAACTGTGAACATGTGTTTGCTCATCTCATAGTATCCCAAAGCTCGGCTTTGAAAGATCTCCATGATCTTTCCAAGAGCAAGCATCTCACAGGAAGGAGCCTGACTCGACTATAAATATCTTGCAAGCTCCCCTGAGTTACTAAACCTGATTCACCTACTCCTAACTAAAGCTTCACTACACACAACATTCATTTGGTAAGATCCCATCTTCTTTCATCTTCCTAAACAACGCATCAGCCTCACGCCGTAAGCCTTTCTTATACAACCCCAACATCATCGTAGTGTATGTCCAAATATCAGGCACAAGCCCCTTGAGATTAAGGCTACAATACAAACCCCAAGCATCTGCCACCTCACCAGCTTTACACATCCCACGAATAATGATATTATACGTAACGATATCACCCTCCATCCCACTCTTCTCCATACCCTCCAACATCACCAACGCTTTCTCCACCTTCCCATTATCACACAAACCATGCAACAAAACATTGTACGTCACAATATTAGGAGACACACCAGAAACAACCATCCTTTTAAAAATCTCTTCAGCCACATTAACCTTCCCCGCTAAACAATACCCCTGGATAAGAATCGTATAAGTCACCACATTCCTAACAACCCCTCTCCGAGACATCTCGCAGAAGAGCTTCATCCCATAATCAACCTTCCTAGACTTGCAAAACCCGTTAATGAGAATACTATAAGTCACCACATCAGGGAAGCAGCGCTTGCTAACCATATACTCAAACATCCTCTCCGCTTCATCTAACCGACTACACACACAAAGCCCATCGATAAGCAAACTGTAAGTAACAACATCAGGCTCCAGAGACCTTCTAACCATCTCCTCGTAAAGCTCCTCAGCCTCCAAAAGACTCCCTCTTTTCACACAAGCGTCAATCAACGCGTTGAAAGTAAACACGTCAGGGCTAAGACCACTCTCACTCATACACCTCACCATCTTTAAAGCCTCACCCCATCTACTCGCGTTACAAAGTCCAGAGATAAGAGAGTTGTATGTAACTACATCAGGTCTAACAACctccatttgattaaaaaagtCCAAAGCTTTATCCACGTGGCGGCTCTTACAAAGCCCATCGATCACAATGTTGTAGATAACCACATTAGGTCTAACCCCAATCTCCACCATCTTACCAAACAATCGCAGCGCCTCGCTCACCCTCCCGCCGCGGCAGAACCCGCCGAGGAGGGACCCGAACGTGACGACGCTCGGGGTGTGCCCAAGCTTGATCATTTTCGCTAGAAAGGAtaaagcttgagagagtttcgAGCAGCGGCAGAGACAATTTACGAGAATGTTGTAGGTGTAGAGGTTGTGAGGGACGCCGAGGATCTCCATCTGCTCGTAGAGGTGGATCACGACGTCGTGGCGGTTTAGCTTGGAGATTGCGGTGAGGAGTCTGCTGAAGTCGGCGATTGAAGGGAAGGGGTGGCGTTGGATCATGTGGAAGAAGAGTTCGAGGGAGTCGTCTAGGTTCATGTGGCGGAGCTTGTTACGTAATGTCTCTTTGTAATCtgtgttgttgttgctgctagTGGAAGCTCGTCGTGAATTGAGAAGTGGGTGCGACGGTGGGTTAGCTTTCTCCGGGAGGTTTCGATGGAGAAAGGACTTGGCTTTGGAAGAGATCGATCTCCTCATGGTGGTGAAAGCTTTGAGCTTTCGTTTCTCAATCTCTCTCAGGGAGAGAAGTGGTTAAACCTCAACACCTAACCGGTGAGTTCGGTTTATTAACTGAACCAAATTGTTTTAAACCAATCCGTGTCAGATTGATTCTCATTTCTCAGGAGTCTTTGCTTTATTGGCCCACTATTGCTTTTTGTCAATATTTCATTAACAGCCCATAATAGTATTACAGGCCCACAACTGTTGCTATTTATA
Above is a window of Brassica napus cultivar Da-Ae chromosome A10, Da-Ae, whole genome shotgun sequence DNA encoding:
- the LOC106371994 gene encoding dnAJ-like protein slr0093, whose product is MEDHDKSPPPKDYYKILEVDYDATEELIRLNYRKLALKWHPDKHKGDTAAKERFIEINDAYNVLIDPAARFEYDLTGIYEIHKYTLREYLARFKGMILTCNGLGISQSLAPWTHQLSETTSKTTD
- the LOC106371992 gene encoding pentatricopeptide repeat-containing protein At5g16640, mitochondrial, with protein sequence MRRSISSKAKSFLHRNLPEKANPPSHPLLNSRRASTSSNNNTDYKETLRNKLRHMNLDDSLELFFHMIQRHPFPSIADFSRLLTAISKLNRHDVVIHLYEQMEILGVPHNLYTYNILVNCLCRCSKLSQALSFLAKMIKLGHTPSVVTFGSLLGGFCRGGRVSEALRLFGKMVEIGVRPNVVIYNIVIDGLCKSRHVDKALDFFNQMEVVRPDVVTYNSLISGLCNASRWGEALKMVRCMSESGLSPDVFTFNALIDACVKRGSLLEAEELYEEMVRRSLEPDVVTYSLLIDGLCVCSRLDEAERMFEYMVSKRCFPDVVTYSILINGFCKSRKVDYGMKLFCEMSRRGVVRNVVTYTILIQGYCLAGKVNVAEEIFKRMVVSGVSPNIVTYNVLLHGLCDNGKVEKALVMLEGMEKSGMEGDIVTYNIIIRGMCKAGEVADAWGLYCSLNLKGLVPDIWTYTTMMLGLYKKGLRREADALFRKMKEDGILPNECCV